DNA sequence from the Fusarium verticillioides 7600 chromosome 2, whole genome shotgun sequence genome:
ACACCACGGCCAACGTGCAAACTCGGGCTCCGTTGCCTCCAGCGACGAGCCTGGCGAGATGGACTGGACTTATATGATGTCTGGTTACAATGACACTTCAAGTTTTACCCCCATGGGCGGATTTGGcagcttcagtggtggctttggcggGGGTATGCCTGGTATGCCACCTGGGATGGGAGGTATGGGGCGCCCTCCGACTGGTAATTCTCCAGGTGGTCGTATGTATGGTGGGAATTAAGGCACCACGAGTAGTGATGTGATATAATATACGAGCGCCATCGTTCTtctgtttgtttgctttgcctCTTTCAAGTGGAGTGCTTTATCTTGGATGTTGTTCACATGATAGTATTTGAACATGATACAGTATACCGGTATCTAACATTCTATTCCCCCTATGTCTTTTTTCCTTGGCAACTGCGTCACATGCAGCTCGAAATCCTAGCTCGAACTAGAGTACACGAATGGCCACAGAGGCACTATAATCACAAGAACAGCTTGGCCATGCTGGCATTTGTATCAGACTCAAGACGCGCTCACATCAACTTATCCCCGACCCTCGAAGAATGCAGTGTTCTGTTCATAATTTCTACTGGGCACGGCTGAGGACCACAGATCAGAAGCACACCCGAACTATTCAAAAGGTGGCCTTTACTCATAGAAGCCCGCCAATTTTTGCTTACTAGTATGGATAATATGTCAAGTTCAGCCTTAAGTAACACCGTAGAACAGTAGAGGCGTTGCCTGTCCCCTCTTCACTCAAAGTCAAGCCGATAGCTGCGCTAGACTGTGTATGGAACAGAGCTGAGAATGGTGTAGCGTTTCAATTCGCCATGCAGGCGTTTCCCAATTAGACAACCAGCATAAGCCATGGTAGAACAGTTAGCTTATATGGCGGGGCATTGCTTACTTCGTGTTGCATTTCTACAACTCTCGAGCAGCATGCGAGGTGACCCTACATCCATACCATCCCAGTCACCAAGGCCAGATAGGTAGGTTAGCAGCCAGAGTACTGAGGTGTCACACGTTCCAGGTGGGGATAAAAGCAGTATGCAAGCTGGCAGGTTTGAGTCAGTCTCGGTCGGATGTCCGTTCGCATGAGAGAAATTTTGCAGGATGGCCATTTTGCTAAAGATTCTTCAGTGCCTCATTAAAGTGGCCTCTGCGCCCAGCAATCAATCCAGTCGAGTTGCGCGTGAATGCgagtgttgttgaaggtTTCGAATACGCTGTGCCCAAGTTCAtatgcctcttcttctgtgacTCCCATTATGTCCGGGCGGCCAAGCATTGCCGTGACCCATTCCTCGAGGATGTTTTGGGTGAAGATTCCCATTTCTCTCATTTTTGCTTCCTGGTGCCACCGGCCAACAGGTGTGTAAGAATGGCGTTcgttgacattgatgaatCCAACGTCACGCAGCGCTTCAACGATCTGGAATGGAAAGCGCAAGTTCCAACCATATATCGTGGTAAAGTGGCCCTCGACAAGGCGGTAGAACTGGTTCATAGGATGATCATCTCCGGAAGTACCGTCAAcagagaagacaaagggaACGATTTCGTGGATTTCAATCCAAGCACCAGGCTTCAGCTTTCTAGCAGCATTGAATGAGCTGGGGATACAGACAAGTTGAATTTGACACAACTTACTCAAAAGCTCGTTCCAATAGCTGTCTCGGTTTTCGCAGAGTCTGTAACAAGGCTCTGACATGAATTAAATCTGCATCTTCATATATTCTTGTCCATGGACGATTTTCATCCTCGAGATCTTCTACTCGAAACTCAACGTTGGGCGGCGTCCAATGCGGTTGGATGGGTGAAAGATCACATCCTATTACCCGTGCGCTGGGAAAGCTTTCTGCGACTAAAGTAGGCTCATTGTCAGGCTCAGAGTATCGCAACTGAGACGGAAAAACTGACCGTCTTGTGCCCACATGCCAACACCTGTACCAAGGTCAACAATCTTTTGCGGGTTGTTCCCGATGGGAGCCAGAAATAGCTTTCCGTCGAGGAGATAATCCAGGTACAGCTTATGCTTCAAGCCCTCACGGACCTGCTCAGCATCGTCGTTTGGTAGGCCATAACGACCACATAGAAATCCTTGATATCGCCTAACAGATTAGCATTCATGGACGGGGTGTAATAAGGATCAGCAACACACCTTCCATGTTCGTACGAGTAAAGTTCCCTGGTATTAACTGAAGTAAATTCGGAGGTTGCTATTGAATCCCCGTAGTCTGACGTTGGGTCCTCTTCCGGGTCTCTATGGTCCATCGCTATAGAACCTCTACTTCAAGTCCCCCTTGAAGGATCGTACTCGAGAAGGGAGGAGTTAAATGGGAAAGAAATGGTATTTGATGTGAATACATGAGCACTTGGCAGAAAAGCAGCAGGTAGGTACTGTGGCAGCAAGCTAAAAGAAGGGCAGACTGATAGGACAGGCCTCGGTGGGTCAagcatacatacatatgccGGTGACAGATACCCAGACCCTGTCCCGATGGTAGGGCACGTATGTCGCAGGGGAAGCCTGTTCAAAAGCAGGGGATGCTAACACTGGAAAATGATATGTGACAGGGACAGTCGAGAGAAATAAGCACGCCCATACCGGGTATCGTCCAAACCAGCCTGTATGATAGGGGCTTCGAATGAACGAAAAAGTTTGCACAAAGAGTGTCAAGAAGTGACAAGACCCAGCAGGGCTGGACTGTGTGGAGGGGAGCTAACCCGAGGGAATGGTCCCAGGTAGCCAATACGATTGACAGAGCGTCCAAGGAAGATTTCCCAGAACGAACGGAAGGGGGGGGGGGTCGGCGGCGCAGGGAGACCCAGAATCCCAGACGACCGGTAAGTTGGGTTGGTagcagacaagacagacGGTCGGTGCGGGATACCTAGGCTCCTGGGTTAAGCGGTATGGCCCCGAGCCGTCGGGACAAACCGAAACTCTTTTGAGAAGAGTTCACACTGATCGGCGGCCGTTATGCGACCCAGTTGTGACGTGGTCGAACGAGCAAGCGAgcgagcaagcaagcaagcggACAACTCCAGTGTACTAACAAGGCAGCTAATAAAGCTGTAGACAACGGTTACAAAATGGCAACTGTTCTCGATTGTGATAGAGGAACGCCGACAAGAGACAGTGCTGTGACTAAGGATAGAGGATTTCGTGTGAAGGATTTGGAGAATTCAGGTCGTGACAATCgcgtctcgtctcgtctcgtctcgtccGTCAAATTCGGTTGCCCTATATTCCAATTTGACGGATATATGAGTTATACCTTGTTGGCTAGGTGGCTTCGAAGCTGAAGGTTGGGTGGGAATGTCGCCAGTCTAATACAACGATAGATCATGCCACACTCTCGACCATTCCGTTCCTGGGAGCCATTAATTGACGCAGTTGATGAAGTAGAAAAGCGAGGCACATAAGAGGCGAGACCTTTCCGTCACCGATTCTGACTCGAGGAGGGTGGTGCTATGCTCTCCcaaaggagaggaagatagGTATCGTGCCTAAGGTAGCAGAGTAACGGTAACAATAATGTACGTACGCATCCTGCATAACCACCTAATAAACCACtaaactacctacctaagttAGGTGCAATCACTGTAATGCCATCCTATCCAATCCCACAGTGGGCCAGTCTCCATTTGTCTTCTCCCCACTGTCACTTCGGAGCGGAGGATGTTGGGTCGTCCACTCCTCTCCGTCACGGCAAGGGAATGCTCCGTGAATGCATTGCATGTTTGTGTACCTTAGTAATACAAAACTGCCGTACTTGACCAAATCATTCCACTGTTTCTGTTAAGTAACGCGGAAAAGCCATGTCCACTTCCGCTAGAATCATGGTCAAGGATTAGGCGCAAGGCATTAAAATGCTTCAGTACAAATGCTGCATGCCTTGTATGTACTGAATAGAGAGCCAAGATATCCGTGCATTCAAAATCTCTGTCGAGATAATAACAATTATAGCATTGGATGTCCTCACAGGCTAAGGTCCAGAAGGCAGTGCGCGAACTGCATGGATGTCATAGAGCCACGGTTCTGAATtataaggtacctatctagTAGGTAGGAAAGAGTTGAGTGCTGTGCCGTACTTTATGAAGGAACATGGAAACCCCCAGTATGAGCTTCGGATAAGCCTCGGATAAGCCATCAAGATTTCCGAACTTTTCCGAACTGACTATGGCCGACGGTTTTTCTGTTTCGCACAAGCTTAAATAAATTGAGAGATCTCAAAAAATTGTATGAAGAATCGAAGATAAGTAACTGGAGAGATTGTAAAGGGATATTAATAGGTAGCTgtgtacctacctacccagGTAAGGTTCCTAAGTAGTGACGACTATGGTGACCTTATACATTACCAGTGCCTTCAACAGCCTCTCTTACAACAGGATAACATAAAACAAGCGCGGCAGAATACTTGAGCTTTTCATGCATATTTGTATTCACGACCAAGCAAACGTTGGTGATGCAGGTACCTAAGTAACTGACTGAATAGTGCGAGTTCAGCTCAAAGAAAAAGTCAaattcttttccttgtcgaTACCTTAAACCATGCTTTGGTTATCAAATTCTataagtacctacctatgcaAATCTTAGGTTGAGGAGGCATGAGAGgatcgatcttgtcttctATAAATGGAAGGAGGGGCAGTCCGTGCAAGCCACTTTCCATTCCGCTACGCTTGGCCAATTTACACGGTCGGGGCAGGGAAAGCGCGTCATTCAGCcgcccaagccaagccaagtcgCGTCGCCAAAAACACGTCGGGCATGGAAATTGATTTTCAACGTCTGAGCAACCAAGAGCCACTATACAGTAGCACAACCGAACTCCCATATTGATCAGCAAGCATAACGAACGATAACGCCATCTATACTTTCACGCTCCGAGCATCTTCATTTCTCATTCCAATAATTGATCACCTActtatttttattttaaaaaaGCGAAAACTCTCATTGCATCATTGTCTGTTTCCCTTCTCGACTGTTCCTCGTCTACTTTACGCGATCGTCGCGTCCCGATTCCCCCCTTGACGATACAAGGCCACTTGCCGCTATACAACTCTCACTCACCCTCATGAAACTTGTGGCATATAGACTTGGCGATCGAACCGCTTCCTTACCATCGTCGACATGTATCTCCCGCGGCAATTGATCTCTAAACTCTACGTCCACCTTCAACAAACAAGACACCCGCTCTCCCCACCAGTACTTATTCTTGTCGCTCTCGAACCCGATGCTCTTTGTGCTTGCAGGATCCTAACCCGGCTACTGAAGCATGACTATATCCCCCACAAAATACAGCCTGTTGCTGGTTATACAGATCTTGAAAAGGCTGGCCGAGAATTGGTCGTGCCCATGATGGAGTCTCAGGGAGGTAGCGGTGGTGTCGTCGTATGCCTTGGTGTTGGGGGTATGGTTGATCTGGGGccacttcttggccttgagccTGAAGGTGACGACCAGCCATAcagtggtgttgaggtttgGGTTATGGACGCTCATCGACCGTGGAACCTTGGAAACGTTTTTGGCGGGTTTCCCCTCGACCCCGAAACGGAGGTCTCCTCGTCTTATCAGTCGAGGTGCCCTACCGGTGTCAATGGTGGTATGATTGAATCGGCATTTAAGCCTGGTAAGGGTGGAATTATTGTCTTTGATGACGGTGATATTGTCGACGATATGCAAACTGAGCGCAATGCGTATCTTGAATTGATGGAGATGCCCGATattgacgacgatggtgagGACTTGGGTGacactgatgatgaggacgacgacgagaatCCACACAATGCCATCCAAGAGAGTGTTCGTGCAGGCCAGAAGCGAAAAAGCTGGTCAGATGCAGAGGACGAAAGCGACGATGATAGGCCCCACCAACGGCGAAGGAGTAACTCAGTATGTCGACTTGAACTCATTACAGACTGGACTTACTGACATTTCTATGCAGTCTAGCTCTATCGCTGAATCACCTCGGCGCCCACAGCAAAGAGGGCTTATATCAATGCGACAGCCCGATCTTGGTCTGTCAAGCGATGCTATAGAGCCCCCTTCTGGAGCACAGTTACCTGCCGGGCCGTCACTCCGCGCACAAAGGAGACAACTCCTACGGTTACGACAAAAGCACGAGGCCATTCTCCACCAATATTACAAAATTGGATCTTCTTTCTCAGAACCGTTATCATCAATGATGTATTCGCTTGCTTCTGATCTTGGTAGAGCAGACAATGACCTTCTATGGCTATCTATAGTTGGGGTAACATCTATGGAGCTCTATGGCCGTTCATCAGCAGGTATTGCTGCGCCTGTCCGACAGAGCGACAAGAGCCGCCCAACAGGCTGGTTGGGCGCTCGAGGTGCTAGAATACGCCAAGAGTTCCGCGACGAAGTCAGGCGGTTGAACCCCCCGGAACTTGCGAATGGGCGTGTTGCTGCAGAAAATACCGGCGTGATTCCTACTACCGCGAGGAACCCTGAAGACACCGGAATTCGGCTGTCCCCTGAGCCCAGGTTTTTGTTGATCAGGCACTGGAGCCTCTACGACAGTATGCTGCACTCACCATATCTCTTTTCTCGCCTCAAGACTTGGAGTGAAGCAGGAATCAAGCGACTTCACAAGTTACTTGCAAAGATGGGGGTCAGCCTGGCACAGTGCAAGCAGAGCTATACTCACATGGACATGATGTTGAAACGTGAGTTAAGGGCAAAGCTGTTGAAATACGGCTCGCTTTACAACCTTGACGAGATGGTACCATCCGTCGATACGGATGGTAAAGACCGTGCTGGTGCGAAGGACGGGTGGGGGTTTGTCCGAAGTTGGGGATGGCGAGCAACGCTGAGTGCCCAGGATGTGGGAGTTGTTATCGGTGCGCTACTAGAAGTTGGAAAACATGTTCAGAATCCAGACCCCGCCGTAGCAGCAAGTCAGGCTGGTCGAGACGCAGAAGAGGAGGCCGAGTTTGCAGCTCAGGGCGAAGAATGGATTGAGCGGTTCTGGGAGGCATATGACGCGCTTGAAAAGTAAGTTCAATCGTTGAAGACCTATTCTCCTCGCTGACTTGAGCAATAGTATCGACGCGCTGAAGGCCGGTCTTCCTACTGCTCAGTTCCTTCACCGCGCCATCTACCGGACAGGAACATCTCTTATCAACAAAAAGCAAATCAAGCATCTTCGTGCATTTCGCATGTGCGTGGTCAAGGAGGGCCCTGACGTTTCATTATTCACCCACCCCGCAGCGCTGACCAAATTATCACTCTGGATAGGCGAAGCCCTTGCCGAACAAGAGAGGGAAACACATGGCAAGCTATCAAATGGTGGTCGCGGTACGCCCCTTGTCGTCGCAAGTCTGAACGAGAAAAGAGGTGTATATGTCGTCGTAGGCActggcggcggtggcggtCCAGATACCACGCTGCTTGATAGAGAAGCCGCCAAGAAACGGAAAGcggagagagaagaaaagctcaagaagaaagaagagtcACGCCTAGCGAAGCAGAAAATACGAGAGGATAAGCGTGCAGCCCGACGAGACgcaggtgatgatgacgacgaacTGGAAACTGAATCAGAGGACTCAGATAGCTCCGACTCTGACGCGtcagatgacgaggatgtcgagCATGAGAAAGGCTACGGCCTCAACAAGTTTGGCATCGCGTTTCAAGAGGTGGTGGCAGAAACTAACACGCGGGTCCGAATCGACAGTTTTGAGCATTGCGTAGTAGAGGTTAAGaaggaggatcttggtggttttctcgagagcttgagcatgaaggttgttgttggctgAAGAGCAGAATAGCACGGCCGAGTTTGGTGGTTGCTAAGGACCTATCTAATGATTGTATACGCGGGAGTCGTCCTGGTAGATGCAAGCGGGCGAGATGATTAAAGTAGTTTTTAAATTGGATATCTTCCAAACTGGCAGAGGGATAGGAGTCAGGCGGCATCATGAATTTGGGACAGGAAACATGCATGGGTGGAACTATGGTTACGATACCTCTCCACAAGACTTCTCTTGGGAGTAAATTGAGCACTTAGCAGTGGAAATACGTTATGTTTTCACTCGACAATTGGATCTTGTGACAGACATGATCCAATGATATTAATTGATATGTGAGGCCTCTTGAGGCATTACTTGCAGGGGCTGTATGTCATTCTAAGCTTTTCCTTGGAAGTTggctaccttaggtaggcAAGGTGAAGGAGTGTTTATTTAGTCGAGGTGGGCGCAGCAAAAGCTTATTGACGATAGAGTGGTTTGGTGCCGACTTGGCGCAGATTCTTGCCCCTGTGAGTTATGACACATGAGCGCTAATAATTGTGTATTATGGAATTACAACTGTTTGCTCATATGTAATCAGTCCGTTTTGCATGTATGTGCTATAATCAGGGAATGCTTGGGCATCAATTAGTCCGTAACTAAAGATAGTTCATCTTTTTCAAGTGTCACGAGCGCTATGAGAACCTCAAGTATACCACTAGTCCAGTTGTTCTAGAACCAAGGCGTAGAGGCACGTCAGTCTCTGGGTGACTCGATCGATGGCTTGTGTCCTCGGACTCTATCGGGGTCAAACATCGAACTCGATCACGGCAAAAGAATATACCAGTATGCGGATCAGAATGATAACCCAGAACAGGCTAGGTATGATAGCACAGCCACAATCCTGTGCTGGGTTATTGGTTGCATACGTGGATAACCTGGTCGCCACGCTTCGAGAAATCGAAAAAGACACAGCCTCTTTTGATATTCCTGGTAGGTCGTTGCTACAGGTAACAGCAGGCAGCTGGTCTTGTAGACAAGCCCAGGTCCCTCGAGGACCGGTATCAGCGTCAGTATTGTGATACTGTGGTCGCTCAGCCTATTGCATGAGTACCTAGTCAAAGCAGAGTGTTCTGGAGATCTTGGACCCTCGTATTCACGGACTGTTTCGGATTCGTCATTAACTACCTACCGTAGAAGCGAAAGAAAAACCAGGATATCCAATGGGTCGACTGCATTCAGAGCGCGCTTTCGCTTACCAATTGGGTGGATGGCATCACGGACCCGACCACTTGGAGTACAGCGGGGTTCTGGGCTGGGCGCCATGCCCGCTATCCAGAAACCCCGCCCCCACTAACTCGTCCCCTAACTACGGAGGCCACCAGTGCCCAGCACTGCACTGAGACCCCTATGATGCCCTGGAGGGTGCTGGCCGGCGATTTTATTCCAGCGGAGTTGTTGCCATGTTGGAGTGCCTTTAACCCTTCGGCCGTCGGACTGCACTGTCtgtctccctcctcatcctcaccatatattccttcct
Encoded proteins:
- a CDS encoding hypothetical protein (At least one base has a quality score < 10), with product MDHRDPEEDPTSDYGDSIATSEFTSVNTRELYSYEHGRRYQGFLCGRYGLPNDDAEQVREGLKHKLYLDYLLDGKLFLAPIGNNPQKIVDLGTGVGMWAQDVAESFPSARVIGCDLSPIQPHWTPPNVEFRVEDLEDENRPWTRIYEDADLIHVRALLQTLRKPRQLLERAFEKLKPGAWIEIHEIVPFVFSVDGTSGDDHPMNQFYRLVEGHFTTIYGWNLRFPFQIVEALRDVGFINVNERHSYTPVGRWHQEAKMREMGIFTQNILEEWVTAMLGRPDIMGVTEEEAYELGHSVFETFNNTRIHAQLDWIDCWAQRPL
- a CDS encoding cell division control protein 45 encodes the protein MYLPRQLISKLYVHLQQTRHPLSPPVLILVALEPDALCACRILTRLLKHDYIPHKIQPVAGYTDLEKAGRELVVPMMESQGGSGGVVVCLGVGGMVDLGPLLGLEPEGDDQPYSGVEVWVMDAHRPWNLGNVFGGFPLDPETEVSSSYQSRCPTGVNGGMIESAFKPGKGGIIVFDDGDIVDDMQTERNAYLELMEMPDIDDDGEDLGDTDDEDDDENPHNAIQESVRAGQKRKSWSDAEDESDDDRPHQRRRSNSSSSIAESPRRPQQRGLISMRQPDLGLSSDAIEPPSGAQLPAGPSLRAQRRQLLRLRQKHEAILHQYYKIGSSFSEPLSSMMYSLASDLGRADNDLLWLSIVGVTSMELYGRSSAGIAAPVRQSDKSRPTGWLGARGARIRQEFRDEVRRLNPPELANGRVAAENTGVIPTTARNPEDTGIRLSPEPRFLLIRHWSLYDSMLHSPYLFSRLKTWSEAGIKRLHKLLAKMGVSLAQCKQSYTHMDMMLKRELRAKLLKYGSLYNLDEMVPSVDTDGKDRAGAKDGWGFVRSWGWRATLSAQDVGVVIGALLEVGKHVQNPDPAVAASQAGRDAEEEAEFAAQGEEWIERFWEAYDALENIDALKAGLPTAQFLHRAIYRTGTSLINKKQIKHLRAFRMCVVKEGPDVSLFTHPAALTKLSLWIGEALAEQERETHGKLSNGGRGTPLVVASLNEKRGVYVVVGTGGGGGPDTTLLDREAAKKRKAEREEKLKKKEESRLAKQKIREDKRAARRDAGDDDDELETESEDSDSSDSDASDDEDVEHEKGYGLNKFGIAFQEVVAETNTRVRIDSFEHCVVEVKKEDLGGFLESLSMKVVVG